Proteins encoded in a region of the Mycolicibacterium neoaurum genome:
- a CDS encoding MFS transporter, producing MASPTVVSGPAATMTILATGLGSSITSADPVILSANISAVRHGLQLSASTASFVASVATLALAAGVLGAGALGDKYGMKRMYSLGLLGTMLFGTLAALAPNAGVLVVARAGVGLAFALQLGLALAIVNVVFPPERRAAAISLHLGAGFAVAVPMPVIGSLLVEHIGWRAAFLVGPVLAVVALVMVRRYVPETPRGDRRLDVIGLLLVAVALLAIVYGLSRLQTGLSAGVLGVLGIGLVAGIAFVLFERRAPSPALDLRLFRSGPFDAAVVAGMAFNFLSGGVTVLLAFYLVAVRGESPTLLGVLMAPAALLSAVAAAAAGRAAVRFGQRAVLLGGLVLLLVGLLVLTRLGEDSSLWVLFAVVGFNAVGAAVVETIEATVMLQAAPVQLSGAVAAVKSAVGQAAYSMGPAVFALVGTTAFLHSSGIDVEQAREALQSAQGHNVLDPLRAREVVDGVHIAMIEAIHTLGWLLTAVPILAIAVALAFLRPSKKQGTQHV from the coding sequence GTGGCCAGTCCGACCGTGGTGTCCGGTCCCGCCGCGACGATGACCATCCTGGCCACCGGACTGGGATCGAGCATCACCTCCGCTGATCCGGTGATCCTGTCGGCCAACATTTCGGCGGTGCGGCACGGACTGCAGCTGTCGGCGAGCACCGCCAGCTTCGTCGCCAGCGTGGCGACCCTGGCCCTGGCCGCCGGGGTGCTGGGAGCGGGGGCTCTCGGCGACAAGTACGGCATGAAACGTATGTATTCGCTGGGACTGCTGGGCACCATGCTGTTCGGGACACTCGCGGCACTGGCACCCAATGCCGGAGTGCTGGTGGTCGCCAGGGCCGGTGTCGGACTGGCCTTCGCGTTGCAGCTCGGGCTGGCGCTGGCGATCGTCAACGTCGTGTTCCCGCCCGAGCGACGAGCCGCGGCCATCTCGCTGCACCTGGGGGCTGGGTTTGCCGTCGCGGTGCCGATGCCGGTCATCGGTTCGCTGCTGGTCGAGCACATCGGTTGGCGCGCAGCATTTTTGGTAGGCCCGGTGCTCGCCGTCGTGGCGCTGGTCATGGTGCGCAGATACGTGCCCGAGACGCCGAGGGGTGACCGGCGCCTCGATGTGATCGGTCTGCTGCTGGTGGCCGTCGCGCTGCTTGCCATCGTCTACGGGCTGTCTCGGCTACAGACCGGGCTCAGCGCGGGTGTGCTGGGTGTACTGGGCATCGGCCTGGTCGCCGGTATCGCCTTCGTGCTCTTCGAGCGGCGCGCTCCCAGTCCCGCATTGGATCTGCGGCTCTTCCGGTCCGGGCCCTTCGACGCCGCCGTCGTGGCCGGGATGGCCTTCAACTTCCTGTCCGGCGGTGTGACGGTGCTGTTGGCGTTCTATCTCGTCGCCGTGCGCGGTGAATCACCCACGTTGCTCGGTGTCCTGATGGCGCCTGCGGCACTGCTTTCGGCTGTTGCGGCGGCGGCCGCCGGGCGCGCTGCCGTGCGGTTCGGGCAGCGCGCCGTACTGCTCGGCGGACTGGTGCTGCTGCTCGTCGGGCTGCTGGTGCTGACCCGGCTCGGCGAGGACAGTTCGCTGTGGGTGCTCTTCGCGGTGGTCGGCTTCAACGCCGTGGGCGCGGCGGTGGTGGAGACCATCGAGGCGACGGTCATGCTGCAGGCCGCGCCCGTGCAGTTGAGCGGAGCGGTCGCTGCGGTGAAAAGCGCTGTCGGGCAGGCGGCCTACTCGATGGGCCCGGCCGTGTTCGCGCTCGTCGGCACCACAGCCTTCTTGCACTCGTCGGGAATCGACGTCGAGCAGGCGCGTGAGGCGCTGCAGTCGGCGCAGGGGCACAACGTGCTGGACCCGCTGCGCGCCCGCGAGGTCGTCGATGGTGTGCACATCGCCATGATCGAAGCCATCCACACGCTGGGATGGTTGCTGACAGCCGTGCCCATACTGGCGATCGCGGTGGCGCTGGCGTTCTTGCGACCATCCAAAAAGCAAGGAACGCAGCATGTCTGA
- a CDS encoding NAD-dependent succinate-semialdehyde dehydrogenase, with protein sequence MRTEKLAELISSVPTGLWIGGEERGSASSQKFDVLNPATDEVITSVADATPEDGIAALDAATAVQADWAATPARERGEILRSVFETLTARSEDLATLMTLEMGKVLAESRGEVKYGSEFFRWFAEEAVRIDGRYTHSPAGTGRILVTKMPVGPCYAITPWNFPLAMGTRKIGPALAAGCTMLVKPAQETPLTMLLLAKLIDEAGLPKGVLSVLPTTKPGDLTAALIDDGRLRKLTFTGSTGVGKALVKQSSDKLLRTSMELGGNAPFVVFDDADVDAAVEGALLAKMRNGGEACTAANRFHVANAVRAEFTEKLVKRMSEYSLGNGLEDSSTLGPLISAKQLGIVADLVSDAVSRGAEVAVGGVAPDGPGHFYPATVLADVPAEARILKEEVFGPVAPITGFDTEEEGIAAANNTEYGLASYIYTQSLDRALRVAESVEAGMVGVNRGVISDAAAPFGGIKESGFGREGGSEGIEEYLETKYIAFTP encoded by the coding sequence ATGCGCACCGAAAAGTTGGCAGAGTTGATTTCATCCGTGCCCACCGGTCTGTGGATCGGTGGTGAGGAGCGGGGCTCGGCTTCCTCCCAGAAGTTCGACGTGCTCAACCCCGCGACTGACGAGGTGATCACCTCGGTGGCCGACGCGACGCCCGAGGACGGTATCGCCGCACTGGACGCCGCCACCGCCGTGCAGGCCGACTGGGCCGCCACCCCGGCGCGCGAGCGTGGTGAGATCCTGCGCTCGGTGTTCGAAACCCTCACCGCGCGAAGCGAAGACCTCGCGACGTTGATGACCCTGGAGATGGGCAAGGTGCTGGCCGAGAGCCGGGGCGAGGTCAAGTACGGCTCGGAGTTCTTCCGCTGGTTCGCCGAGGAGGCCGTCCGCATCGACGGGCGCTACACCCACAGCCCGGCGGGTACCGGACGCATCCTGGTGACCAAGATGCCGGTCGGCCCGTGTTACGCCATCACGCCGTGGAATTTCCCGTTGGCCATGGGGACCCGCAAGATCGGCCCCGCCCTCGCGGCCGGCTGCACCATGCTGGTCAAACCGGCGCAGGAGACCCCGCTGACCATGCTGCTGCTGGCCAAGCTGATCGACGAGGCGGGTCTGCCCAAGGGTGTGCTCTCGGTGCTGCCGACCACCAAGCCCGGCGACCTCACCGCCGCGCTGATCGACGATGGCCGACTGCGCAAGCTGACGTTCACTGGCTCGACCGGGGTGGGCAAGGCGTTGGTGAAACAGTCCAGCGACAAGCTGTTGCGCACCTCGATGGAACTCGGTGGCAACGCCCCGTTCGTGGTGTTCGACGACGCCGACGTCGACGCCGCGGTGGAGGGTGCGCTGCTGGCAAAGATGCGCAACGGCGGTGAGGCCTGCACGGCGGCCAACCGCTTCCACGTCGCCAATGCGGTGCGCGCGGAGTTCACCGAGAAGCTCGTCAAGCGGATGAGCGAGTACTCGCTGGGCAACGGCCTTGAGGACTCGTCGACGTTGGGCCCGCTGATCTCGGCCAAGCAACTCGGCATCGTCGCCGACCTGGTCTCCGACGCGGTGTCCCGCGGCGCCGAGGTGGCCGTCGGCGGAGTGGCCCCGGACGGTCCCGGACATTTCTACCCCGCCACCGTGCTGGCCGACGTCCCGGCCGAGGCCCGCATCCTGAAGGAGGAGGTGTTCGGGCCCGTCGCGCCGATCACCGGCTTCGATACCGAGGAGGAGGGCATCGCTGCCGCCAACAACACCGAGTACGGGCTGGCGTCCTATATCTACACGCAGTCCCTCGACCGCGCGCTGCGCGTCGCGGAGTCCGTCGAGGCGGGCATGGTGGGTGTCAACCGCGGGGTCATCTCGGATGCCGCGGCGCCGTTCGGCGGGATCAAGGAGTCCGGGTTCGGCCGTGAAGGCGGCTCCGAGGGCATCGAGGAGTACCTGGAGACCAAGTACATCGCCTTCACCCCGTAG
- the pgi gene encoding glucose-6-phosphate isomerase, which yields MSADITGTAAWHSLQRHHEAVAPKNLRELFDEDPTRGTDLTLTVGDLYIDYSKHRVTRETLALLVELAVAAGLEDRRDAMYSGAHINTSEDRAVLHTALRLPRGAELSVDGQDVVADVHEVLDAMGTFTDRLRSGEWTGVTGARITTVVNIGIGGSDLGPVMVYDALRHYADAGISARFVSNVDPADLVAKLDGLDPATTLFIVASKTFSTLETLTNATAARRWLTAALGDDAVSKHFVAVSTNKKLVDEFGIDTANMFGFWDWVGGRYSVDSAIGLSVMAVIGRERFAEFLAGFHLVDEHFRTAPLAQNAPALLGLIGLWYNNFFGAQSRAVLPYSNDLSRFAAYLQQLTMESNGKSVRADGTPVSTDTGEIYWGEPGTNGQHAFYQLLHQGTRLIPADFIGFSQPTDDLPTADGTGSMHDLLMSNFFAQTQVLAFGKTAEEIAGEGTDADVVPHKVMPGNRPSTSILATKLTPSVVGQLIALYEHQVFTEGVIWGIDSFDQWGVELGKTQAKALLPVLTEDASPAKQTDSSTDALVRHYRTERGRSA from the coding sequence ATGAGTGCTGACATCACCGGGACGGCCGCATGGCATTCGTTGCAACGTCACCACGAGGCGGTGGCGCCGAAGAATCTTCGGGAACTCTTCGACGAAGATCCGACCCGCGGCACCGATCTCACGCTGACCGTCGGCGATCTCTACATCGACTACAGCAAGCACCGGGTGACGCGCGAGACGTTGGCACTTCTGGTCGAGCTGGCTGTGGCGGCCGGGCTTGAGGATCGCCGCGATGCCATGTACTCCGGTGCGCACATCAACACCTCGGAGGACCGTGCCGTTCTGCACACGGCGCTGCGGCTGCCAAGGGGTGCCGAACTCAGCGTGGACGGCCAGGATGTGGTCGCCGATGTCCACGAGGTACTCGACGCGATGGGCACGTTCACCGACCGGTTGCGCTCTGGAGAGTGGACCGGCGTCACGGGTGCGCGGATCACCACGGTGGTCAACATCGGTATCGGTGGCTCGGACCTGGGACCGGTGATGGTCTACGACGCGCTGCGCCACTACGCCGACGCGGGCATCTCGGCACGCTTCGTCTCCAACGTCGATCCGGCCGACCTCGTCGCGAAGCTGGACGGATTGGACCCGGCCACAACGCTTTTCATCGTGGCGTCAAAGACATTCTCCACGCTGGAGACGTTGACCAACGCGACGGCGGCGCGGCGATGGCTGACCGCCGCGCTCGGCGATGACGCGGTGTCCAAGCACTTCGTCGCGGTGTCGACGAACAAGAAGTTGGTCGACGAATTCGGTATCGACACCGCCAACATGTTCGGGTTCTGGGATTGGGTGGGCGGCCGCTACTCGGTGGACTCGGCGATCGGGCTGAGCGTGATGGCGGTCATCGGTCGCGAGCGCTTCGCCGAGTTCCTCGCCGGGTTCCATCTGGTCGACGAACACTTCCGCACGGCACCGTTGGCTCAGAATGCGCCGGCCCTGCTGGGGCTGATCGGCCTCTGGTACAACAACTTCTTCGGCGCGCAGTCCCGCGCGGTGCTTCCGTATTCCAATGATCTGTCCCGGTTCGCCGCCTATCTGCAGCAGCTGACCATGGAATCCAACGGCAAGTCGGTGCGTGCGGATGGCACACCGGTCAGTACCGACACCGGCGAAATCTATTGGGGCGAGCCGGGAACCAACGGCCAGCATGCGTTCTATCAGCTGCTGCACCAGGGCACCCGACTCATCCCGGCAGACTTCATCGGTTTCTCCCAGCCGACCGACGATCTACCGACGGCCGACGGCACCGGCAGCATGCACGACCTGTTGATGAGCAACTTCTTCGCCCAGACCCAGGTGCTGGCCTTCGGCAAGACCGCCGAGGAGATCGCGGGCGAGGGCACCGACGCCGATGTCGTCCCGCACAAGGTGATGCCGGGCAACCGCCCGAGCACCTCGATCCTGGCCACCAAGCTGACCCCGTCGGTGGTCGGCCAACTGATCGCGTTGTACGAGCATCAGGTGTTCACCGAGGGCGTGATCTGGGGCATCGATTCGTTCGACCAGTGGGGTGTCGAGCTGGGCAAGACCCAGGCGAAGGCGCTTCTCCCGGTGCTGACCGAGGACGCCTCACCTGCGAAGCAGACCGATTCGTCCACCGATGCACTGGTGCGCCACTACCGAACGGAGCGCGGTCGATCGGCGTGA
- the pcrA gene encoding DNA helicase PcrA encodes MTSLFDAPAQGSDTEQLLDGLNPQQRQAVLHEGSPLLIVAGAGSGKTAVLTRRIAYLLAARDVGVGQVLAITFTNKAAAEMRERVVGLIGPRARNMWVSTFHSTCVRILRNQASLLPGLNSNFSIYDSDDSRRLLMMIAKDMGLDTKRYTPRLLANGISNLKNELIDPDQALADLTDSSDDMSKTIAAVFGEYQRRLRAANALDFDDLIGETVAVLQAFPQIAQYYRRRFRHILVDEYQDTNHAQYVLVRELVGLETTPDGVTPAELCVVGDADQSIYAFRGATIRNIEDFERDYPNARTILLEQNYRSTQTILNAANAVIARNAGRREKRLWTDSGEGELIVGYVADNEHDEARFVAGEIDALADQEQISYNDVAVFYRTNNSSRALEEVFIRSGIPYKVVGGVRFYERKEIRDIVAYLRVLDNPGDSVSMRRILNTPRRGIGDRAEACVAVYAENSGGSFNDALQAAAEGRVPMLNTRSEKAIASFVQMLDELRGRLDGELGDLVEAVLERTGYRRELESSSDPKDLARLDNLNELVSVAHEFSIDLANRQALAEEEDRDEDIPDTGVLAQFLERVSLVADADEIPEHGSGVVTMMTLHTAKGLEFPVVFVIGWEDGMFPHMRALGDPTELSEERRLAYVGITRARQRLYLSRAKVRSSWGQPMLNPESRFLREIPEDLVNWRRVEAPSAALSAPRVGRFAENARPAPGKARNRTIITLEPGDRVSHDKYGLGRVEEVSGMGESAMSLIDFGSAGRVKLMHNHAPVQKL; translated from the coding sequence ATGACATCTCTTTTTGACGCGCCGGCCCAGGGTTCAGATACCGAACAGCTGCTCGACGGGCTCAACCCACAGCAGCGCCAAGCTGTGCTGCATGAAGGATCCCCGCTGCTCATCGTGGCCGGCGCGGGATCGGGAAAGACCGCGGTGCTCACTCGGCGCATCGCCTACCTGCTGGCGGCCCGCGATGTCGGCGTCGGGCAGGTGCTGGCCATCACCTTCACCAACAAGGCCGCCGCCGAGATGCGCGAACGCGTCGTCGGGTTGATCGGCCCGCGGGCCCGCAACATGTGGGTGTCCACCTTCCACTCGACCTGCGTGCGCATCCTGCGCAACCAGGCCTCACTGCTGCCCGGGCTGAACTCGAACTTCTCGATCTATGACTCCGACGATTCGCGTCGGCTGCTCATGATGATCGCCAAGGACATGGGCCTGGACACCAAGCGGTACACGCCGCGGTTGCTGGCCAACGGCATCTCTAACCTGAAGAACGAGCTGATCGATCCCGATCAGGCGCTCGCCGACCTGACCGACAGCTCCGATGACATGTCCAAGACCATCGCCGCGGTGTTCGGCGAGTACCAGCGCCGGCTGCGGGCCGCGAACGCCTTGGACTTCGACGATCTCATCGGCGAGACGGTGGCGGTGCTGCAGGCCTTCCCGCAGATCGCCCAGTACTACCGGCGCAGGTTCCGCCACATCCTCGTCGACGAATATCAGGACACCAACCACGCGCAGTACGTGTTGGTCCGCGAACTGGTCGGTCTGGAGACCACCCCGGATGGCGTCACCCCGGCTGAATTGTGTGTGGTGGGTGACGCCGACCAGTCGATCTACGCGTTCCGCGGGGCCACCATCCGCAATATCGAGGACTTCGAGCGCGACTATCCCAACGCCAGAACGATTCTGCTGGAACAGAACTACCGTTCGACGCAAACGATCCTGAACGCCGCCAATGCCGTGATCGCCCGTAATGCCGGACGCCGCGAGAAGCGACTGTGGACCGACTCCGGCGAGGGTGAGCTGATCGTCGGCTATGTCGCCGACAACGAGCACGACGAGGCGCGGTTCGTCGCCGGTGAGATCGATGCGCTGGCCGACCAGGAGCAGATCTCGTACAACGACGTCGCGGTCTTCTACCGCACCAACAATTCCTCGCGCGCGCTGGAAGAGGTCTTCATCAGGTCCGGCATCCCCTACAAGGTCGTCGGCGGTGTCCGCTTCTACGAGCGCAAAGAGATTCGCGATATCGTCGCCTACCTGCGTGTGCTCGACAACCCGGGGGACTCGGTGAGCATGCGCCGCATCCTCAACACCCCGCGGCGTGGGATCGGAGACCGGGCCGAGGCCTGCGTCGCGGTGTACGCCGAGAACAGCGGTGGCAGCTTCAACGATGCGTTGCAGGCCGCCGCGGAGGGCAGGGTGCCGATGCTCAACACCCGCTCGGAGAAGGCCATCGCGTCCTTCGTGCAGATGCTCGACGAGCTGCGCGGCCGACTCGACGGTGAACTCGGCGACCTCGTCGAGGCGGTGCTGGAACGCACCGGATACCGGCGTGAACTCGAATCATCCAGTGACCCAAAGGATCTGGCCAGGCTGGACAACCTCAACGAACTCGTCAGCGTCGCTCACGAATTCAGCATCGACCTTGCCAACCGGCAGGCGTTGGCCGAAGAGGAGGACCGCGACGAGGACATCCCCGATACCGGGGTGCTGGCCCAGTTCCTGGAAAGGGTTTCGCTGGTGGCCGACGCCGACGAGATCCCCGAGCACGGCTCCGGCGTGGTCACCATGATGACGCTGCACACCGCCAAGGGTCTGGAGTTCCCGGTGGTCTTCGTGATCGGCTGGGAGGACGGCATGTTCCCGCACATGCGGGCACTCGGTGACCCCACCGAGCTCAGTGAGGAACGCCGGCTGGCCTACGTGGGTATCACGCGGGCGCGCCAGCGGTTGTACCTGAGCCGCGCGAAGGTGCGCTCGTCATGGGGACAGCCGATGCTCAACCCCGAATCACGGTTCCTGCGCGAGATTCCCGAGGACCTGGTCAACTGGCGGCGCGTGGAGGCACCCTCGGCGGCGCTGAGCGCGCCGCGGGTCGGCCGCTTTGCCGAGAACGCCCGTCCCGCACCGGGTAAGGCGCGCAACCGCACGATCATCACGTTGGAACCCGGCGACCGGGTCAGCCACGACAAGTACGGACTCGGCCGCGTCGAAGAGGTCTCGGGGATGGGCGAATCGGCCATGTCGCTGATCGACTTCGGCAGCGCGGGGCGGGTCAAGTTGATGCACAACCACGCGCCGGTGCAGAAGCTCTAG
- a CDS encoding chorismate mutase, translating into MNQDATNSEENPVSAETQTAADIDELRLEIDRLDAEILAAVKRRAEVSRIIGKARMASGGTRLVHSREMKVIERYSELGPEGKDLAMLLLRLGRGRLGH; encoded by the coding sequence ATGAACCAAGACGCCACCAACAGCGAGGAGAACCCCGTGAGTGCCGAAACACAGACTGCCGCAGATATCGACGAACTCCGCCTGGAGATCGACCGCCTCGACGCGGAGATCCTGGCTGCGGTGAAGCGCCGCGCCGAGGTGTCGCGCATCATCGGCAAGGCGCGGATGGCCTCCGGCGGCACCCGGTTGGTGCACAGCCGCGAGATGAAGGTCATCGAGCGCTACAGCGAGCTCGGCCCAGAGGGCAAGGACCTGGCCATGCTGCTGCTGCGCCTCGGCCGCGGCCGCCTCGGCCACTAG
- a CDS encoding SDR family oxidoreductase has protein sequence MTRQKILITGASSGLGAGMARAFAAMGRDLALCARRLDRLEELRAEILDKHPYAKVAIAALDVDDHEAIPQVFGQLSDELGGIDRVIVNAGIGKGYQIGGGKPWHNSATLTTNLVSGLVQIEYALQLFQKAGGGHLVLISSVLGNTGVPGTKAAYAASKAGMTSLGESLRAEYDKGPIRVTVIEPGYIESEMTAQAANTLLMVDNETGVRAMVAAIEKENGRAVVPSWPWAPLTQIMRLLPPKYTKRFA, from the coding sequence ATGACCCGCCAGAAGATACTCATCACCGGTGCGAGCTCGGGCCTCGGTGCCGGGATGGCTCGTGCCTTCGCGGCCATGGGCCGTGACCTGGCGCTGTGCGCGCGCCGCCTCGATCGGCTGGAAGAACTGCGTGCCGAGATTCTCGACAAGCACCCGTATGCCAAGGTCGCCATCGCCGCACTCGACGTCGATGATCATGAGGCCATCCCGCAGGTCTTCGGGCAACTGTCCGACGAACTGGGCGGTATCGACCGCGTGATCGTCAACGCGGGCATCGGCAAGGGCTACCAGATCGGTGGCGGCAAGCCCTGGCACAACTCCGCGACGCTGACCACCAATCTGGTCTCCGGGCTGGTGCAGATCGAGTACGCGCTGCAGCTGTTCCAGAAGGCCGGTGGCGGGCATCTGGTGCTCATCTCCTCGGTGCTCGGCAATACCGGTGTGCCCGGTACCAAGGCCGCCTACGCCGCGTCGAAGGCGGGCATGACCTCCCTTGGCGAGTCCCTGCGCGCCGAGTACGACAAGGGTCCGATCCGGGTCACCGTGATCGAACCGGGCTACATCGAATCGGAGATGACGGCGCAGGCGGCGAACACCCTGTTGATGGTCGACAACGAGACCGGTGTGCGCGCGATGGTCGCGGCCATCGAGAAGGAGAATGGCCGCGCGGTGGTGCCTAGCTGGCCATGGGCGCCGCTGACCCAGATCATGCGGCTGCTGCCGCCCAAGTACACCAAACGCTTCGCGTGA
- a CDS encoding M23 family metallopeptidase yields MAEHSSSRSPRGAATKGRRSPQQPENPAAVTDIIPFNEFGDLCELDFRDSSAFDKEQRVIAAPELDDLHDTDDLAPLRLVIPSEFQSDSEPSAHAYRDSHVDLSDGTALTDVIDMRAHRSGGAHRKQTVGAVKSRLMIAAMAAGATASGAYSLSTANEATPAPDTVLAADGTLIEGASTTGSADGVQIVAVQPVASSAVHAEEISKAAAFAQERADREARLTRPMFVMPTKGVWTSGFGYRWGVLHGGIDIAGPIGTPILAASDGVVIDVGPAAGYGALVKLRHSDGTVTLYGHINTWLVSKGQRVMAGDQIATMGNRGNSTGPHLHFEVLMNGSNRIDPVPWLAQRGLSPGNYVG; encoded by the coding sequence TTGGCTGAGCACAGTTCGTCCCGATCCCCACGGGGAGCAGCGACGAAGGGACGGCGCAGCCCCCAGCAGCCCGAGAACCCGGCAGCGGTCACCGACATCATCCCCTTCAACGAGTTTGGCGATCTGTGCGAACTCGACTTCCGGGACAGCTCCGCGTTCGACAAAGAACAGCGCGTGATCGCCGCCCCCGAACTCGATGACCTGCACGACACCGACGACCTGGCCCCGCTGCGGCTGGTCATTCCCAGCGAATTCCAGTCCGACAGCGAGCCGTCGGCGCACGCCTACCGCGACAGCCACGTCGATCTGAGCGATGGCACCGCGCTGACCGATGTCATCGACATGCGCGCGCACCGCAGCGGCGGGGCGCACCGCAAGCAGACCGTCGGCGCGGTCAAGAGCCGGCTGATGATCGCCGCCATGGCCGCCGGTGCGACCGCGTCCGGTGCCTACTCGCTGTCCACGGCAAACGAAGCGACTCCCGCGCCGGACACCGTGCTCGCCGCCGACGGCACCCTGATCGAGGGCGCCTCGACCACCGGATCGGCCGACGGTGTGCAGATCGTCGCCGTGCAGCCGGTGGCCTCCTCCGCGGTGCACGCCGAAGAGATCAGCAAGGCCGCCGCCTTCGCTCAGGAGCGCGCCGACCGCGAGGCCCGGTTGACCCGGCCCATGTTCGTCATGCCCACCAAGGGCGTGTGGACGTCCGGGTTCGGCTACCGCTGGGGTGTCCTGCACGGCGGTATCGATATCGCGGGTCCGATCGGCACACCGATCCTGGCCGCCAGCGATGGCGTCGTCATCGACGTCGGTCCCGCCGCCGGTTACGGCGCGCTGGTCAAGCTGCGGCATTCCGACGGCACCGTCACGCTGTACGGACACATCAACACCTGGTTGGTCAGCAAGGGTCAGCGCGTGATGGCTGGCGACCAGATCGCCACCATGGGCAACCGCGGCAACTCGACCGGTCCGCACCTGCACTTCGAGGTGCTGATGAACGGCTCCAACCGGATCGACCCGGTGCCGTGGCTGGCTCAGCGCGGGCTCTCCCCCGGCAATTACGTCGGTTAA
- a CDS encoding threonine/serine ThrE exporter family protein — MSDTTTTVEFIARLGSAMLSADYPVTMVRHTLERVAARQGTDCPVLVLPNFIQAGDRHHTTVARGAALRYDQTFPLGELVEQAQTRRLDPAEGLAELDRIHAMPRRFSGGVNVIGYGLQSAAYALILQPTVVSLIAATGFGLVVGLLELLTRRNPALRQLLPVLSAFLVTYVAFSLGRLLHMGHDSLRVLIAPLTLFLPGVAITLAVIESSTSEVVSGSARLMAGLMRLAQLALGILLAVQLLGLTWSELADVPVNTLGSWAPWLGVAVYAVGIILHLGPPRGFAPWLTLVLFTAYGAQLLTNAVFGGYVSGFGGGLILILSALALSRLSMTPVAQVMLAPGFWLLVPSSIGMIGLTELASGQGSAAVTVMLVSMMSIALGFTTGYAMWNAFARRGAGSDTATEL, encoded by the coding sequence ATGTCTGATACGACAACCACCGTCGAGTTCATCGCCCGGCTCGGGTCGGCGATGCTCAGCGCCGATTATCCGGTGACGATGGTGCGCCACACGCTGGAGCGGGTCGCTGCCCGGCAGGGAACGGACTGTCCGGTGCTCGTGTTGCCGAACTTCATCCAAGCGGGCGACCGTCACCACACGACGGTGGCCCGCGGGGCCGCGTTGCGTTATGACCAGACCTTCCCGCTGGGCGAGCTGGTGGAACAGGCCCAGACGCGAAGATTGGACCCGGCCGAGGGGCTGGCCGAGCTGGACCGGATCCATGCCATGCCACGCCGTTTCAGCGGTGGGGTCAACGTCATCGGCTACGGGTTGCAGAGTGCGGCATACGCTTTGATCCTGCAGCCGACGGTGGTGTCGCTGATCGCCGCGACCGGCTTCGGTTTGGTGGTCGGACTGCTGGAACTGCTCACCCGCCGCAATCCGGCGTTGCGCCAGCTGCTCCCCGTCCTGAGCGCGTTCCTGGTGACCTATGTGGCCTTCAGCCTCGGCCGGCTCCTGCACATGGGCCACGACAGCCTGCGGGTGCTGATCGCGCCGCTGACGCTGTTCCTGCCGGGGGTGGCCATCACCCTGGCCGTCATCGAATCGTCGACCAGCGAGGTGGTCTCCGGATCGGCACGACTGATGGCGGGACTGATGCGCCTGGCCCAGCTGGCTCTGGGCATCCTGCTGGCCGTCCAGCTGCTCGGGCTGACCTGGTCCGAGCTCGCCGATGTGCCGGTGAACACCCTGGGCAGCTGGGCGCCGTGGCTCGGGGTGGCGGTCTACGCCGTCGGGATCATCCTGCATCTCGGTCCGCCGCGCGGGTTCGCGCCGTGGCTGACGTTGGTGCTGTTCACCGCCTACGGTGCTCAGCTGCTGACCAACGCCGTCTTCGGTGGTTACGTCAGCGGTTTCGGCGGCGGACTGATCCTCATCCTGAGCGCGCTGGCCCTGAGCAGGCTGTCCATGACGCCGGTGGCCCAGGTCATGCTGGCACCCGGCTTCTGGCTGCTGGTACCGAGCTCGATCGGGATGATCGGCCTCACCGAGCTCGCGTCGGGGCAGGGCAGCGCGGCGGTCACGGTGATGTTGGTGTCGATGATGTCGATCGCCTTGGGCTTCACCACCGGATACGCCATGTGGAATGCGTTCGCACGCCGAGGCGCGGGCTCCGATACCGCGACCGAACTCTGA